A genomic segment from Nicotiana tabacum cultivar K326 chromosome 7, ASM71507v2, whole genome shotgun sequence encodes:
- the LOC107800681 gene encoding uncharacterized protein LOC107800681, translating to MVMEGIQEDMGDGNMICTNHPYKNNTPGGICAFCLQEKLGKLVSSSFPSAIFPSSSTPSFRSDFGTTSSTLPVLQTNNIQTNIQTSVCNNFNHYNTMRKSRMPFLLSTQNRRKNKKKDGSSNSSIVATTSASASNVGISMKRSKSTTTPRNHMHFLDNADEAEEDYTPHRKRFWSFLYYSSSKHSSSSISKKTEKTIKDMSFASSSSVGASVHGSMSRSREKKKEEFIVVEENESPNEAAFDRKVSRSRSVGCGSRSFSGDFFERISTGFGDCTLRRVESQREGKSKVSSVHNHRSNGSSTSGQDCIKERVRCGGLFSGFMITSSSSSSSSSSHWVSSEENVNGKSSIAPASVGHQLVHGRNKSWGWAFASPMRAFSSKTSSSNGKTDASNKNATPNLAAIPSLLTARG from the coding sequence ATGGTAATGGAAGGGATTCAAGAAGATATGGGTGATGGAAATATGATATGTACAAATCATCCTTACAAAAACAATACCCCAGGTGGGATCTGTGCCTTTTGCCTTCAAGAAAAACTTGGTAAACTTGTTTCTTCCTCTTTTCCTTCTGCTATTTTCCCTTCTTCTTCTACCCCTTCTTTTAGATCTGATTTTGGCACCACTTCCTCAACTTTACCAGTACTCCAAACAAACAATATCCAAACTAATATCCAAACAAGTGTTTGTAACAACTTTAATCATTATAACACAATGAGGAAATCAAGAATGCCTTTTCTGTTGAGTACtcaaaataggaggaaaaataagaagaaagatggtAGTAGTAATAGCAGTATCGTTGCTACTacttcagcttcagcttcaaaTGTTGGCATTTCTATGAAGAGAAGCAAGTCTACTACAACCCCAAGAAACCATATGCATTTCTTGGATAATGCCGATGAAGCTGAAGAAGACTATACTCCACATAGAAAAAGGTTCTGGTCATTTCTTTACTACTCTTCTTCTAAACATTCATCTTCTTCCATTTCcaagaaaactgaaaaaactaTTAAAGATATGAGCTTTGCTTCATCATCTTCAGTTGGGGCATCTGTGCATGGTTCAATGAGTAGGTcaagggaaaaaaagaaagaagagtttATAGTAGTGGAGGAAAATGAGAGTCCAAATGAGGCTGCATTTGATAGAAAAGTATCTAGATCTAGATCTGTTGGTTGTGGAAGTAGAAGTTTTTCAGGTGATTTCTTTGAGAGGATTTCAACTGGTTTTGGTGATTGTACTTTAAGAAGAGTTGAGTCTCAAAGAGAAGGAAAGTCTAAAGTTTCATCAGTTCATAATCATAGAAGCAATGGTAGTTCAACATCAGGTCAAGATTGTATTAAAGAAAGAGTGAGATGTGGAGGTTTATTTAGTGGTTTTATGATtacttcatcttcatcttcttcttcatcttcatctcatTGGGTTTCATCTGAGGAAAATGTGAATGGGAAATCAAGCATAGCTCCTGCATCTGTGGGACATCAGCTTGTACATGGAAGGAATAAGAGTTGGGGATGGGCATTTGCTAGTCCAATGAGAGCTTTCAGTAGTAAGACATCATCATCAAATGGGAAAACAGATGCCTCAAATAAGAATGCTACTCCAAATTTAGCAGCTATTCCTTCTTTGTTGACTGCAAGAGGCTAA